In one Lolium rigidum isolate FL_2022 chromosome 3, APGP_CSIRO_Lrig_0.1, whole genome shotgun sequence genomic region, the following are encoded:
- the LOC124694553 gene encoding acyl-[acyl-carrier-protein] desaturase 7, chloroplastic, with translation MEPWAEAHMLPLLKPADEAWQPSDLLPDAAALGADGFHQACLDLRARAEGVPDAQLVCLVGNMVTEEALPTYQSMSNRFEATRDATGADGTAWARWIRGWSAEENRHGDVLSRYMSLSGRLDMRQVERTVHRLIASGMAMHAPASSYHGFVYVAFQERATSISHGNMARQVGAHGDASLARICGAIAADEKRHEAAYTRVVNKLFELDPDATVRAMAYMMRRRITMPAALMEDGRDADLFAHYAAAAQQAGVYTASDYRGILEHLIRQWRVEELAAGLSSEGRRARDYVCALPDKIRRMEEKAHDRVRKEPTPVMFSWIFDRPVSVILP, from the coding sequence ATGGAGCCGTGGGCCGAGGCGCACATGCTGCCGCTGCTGAAGCCGGCGGACGAGGCGTGGCAGCCGTCGGACCTGCTCCCGGACGCGGCGGCGCTGGGCGCTGACGGCTTCCACCAGGCGTGCCTCGATCTCCGCGCGAGAGCGGAGGGCGTGCCTGACGCCCAGCTGGTGTGCCTGGTGGGCAACATGGTCACCGAGGAGGCGCTCCCCACGTACCAGAGCATGTCGAACCGCTTCGAGGCCACCCGCGACGCCACGGGCGCCGACGGCACCGCCTGGGCGCGGTGGATCCGCGGCTGGTCTGCTGAGGAGAACCGCCACGGCGACGTGCTCAGCCGGTACATGTCCCTCTCCGGCCGCCTCGACATGAGGCAGGTGGAGCGCACCGTGCACCGCCTCATCGCCtccggcatggccatgcacgcTCCGGCGTCCTCGTACCACGGATTCGTCTACGTCGCCTTCCAGGAGCGCGCCACCTCCATCTCCCACGGCAACATGGCACGCCAGGTGGGTGCGCACGGCGACGCGTCGCTGGCCCGCATCTGCGGCGCCATCGCCGCGGACGAGAAGCGGCACGAGGCCGCATACACTCGCGTCGTGAACAAGCTCTTCGAGCTCGACCCGGACGCCACCGTGCGCGCCATGGCGTACATGATGCGGCGCCGGATCACCATGCCGGCCGCGCTCatggaagacggccgcgacgccgACCTCTTCGCGCactacgccgccgccgcgcagcagGCCGGGGTGTACACTGCGTCCGACTACCGCGGCATTCTTGAGCACCTGATCCGGCAGTGGCGGGTGGAGGAGCTCGCGGCTGGGCTGTCCAGCGAGGGGAGGCGCGCGCGGGACTATGTCTGCGCTCTGCCGGACAAGATCCGGAGGATGGAGGAAAAGGCCCACGACAGGGTGCGGAAGGAACCCACCCCGGTCATGTTTAGCTGGATCTTTGACAGGCCTGTCAGTGTCATTCTGCCTTGA